The Nitrospirota bacterium genome contains a region encoding:
- a CDS encoding RHS repeat protein: MRNLSTQSKYLILRYLLIRRIILFLALYEYLKRLTEATSPWGSINYAYDPVGNRANTTADASNRLLENAIYTYAYDNNGNLITKTKKATGEITRYYWDYENRLVRAAANFLSRLRFWKKVKTVLFFMQKPLCFCLSFLPHPPHEALPLRCLIHLCLPQGKYALNH; the protein is encoded by the coding sequence ATGAGAAATCTGTCAACACAGAGTAAATATCTAATACTCCGCTATCTGCTGATTCGGAGGATTATTCTATTTTTAGCCCTCTATGAATATCTGAAAAGACTAACTGAAGCTACTAGCCCATGGGGAAGTATTAATTACGCCTATGACCCTGTCGGCAATAGAGCCAACACAACAGCAGATGCATCCAACAGACTTCTTGAGAATGCAATATATACCTACGCCTATGACAACAACGGAAACCTCATTACAAAGACAAAAAAGGCTACAGGAGAGATAACCAGATACTACTGGGACTATGAAAACAGGCTTGTGAGGGCAGCGGCAAATTTTTTATCAAGACTCAGATTCTGGAAAAAAGTTAAAACAGTTTTGTTTTTCATGCAGAAACCGCTCTGTTTCTGCCTGTCCTTTTTGCCTCATCCGCCGCATGAAGCGCTTCCTCTGCGCTGTCTCATCCACCTCTGTTTACCGCAAGGGAAATATGCTCTAAATCATTGA
- a CDS encoding response regulator, with amino-acid sequence MSYLSYKVKGGAMRILVVDDEELICWSLKRAFEKHAGHSVCCVYTGNDALQKIMENQYDVVITDLKLPDISGAELVRKIKELGIVTPVIVISSYLSEGILNDVMEQGVLRCINKPFQIENILNDLEHISLAVNRGG; translated from the coding sequence ATGTCTTACCTGTCATATAAAGTGAAGGGCGGCGCAATGAGAATATTGGTTGTGGATGACGAAGAACTTATCTGCTGGTCATTGAAGAGGGCATTCGAAAAACATGCCGGGCATTCTGTGTGCTGTGTTTATACCGGTAATGACGCCCTTCAGAAGATTATGGAAAACCAGTATGATGTGGTTATTACTGATCTAAAACTACCCGATATAAGCGGCGCTGAACTCGTGAGAAAGATTAAGGAATTGGGAATAGTTACCCCTGTAATAGTTATCTCATCATATCTCTCTGAAGGTATTCTGAATGATGTTATGGAGCAGGGTGTTTTGAGATGCATAAACAAACCTTTCCAGATAGAGAATATCCTCAATGATTTAGAGCATATTTCCCTTGCGGTAAACAGAGGTGGATGA